A window of Epinephelus lanceolatus isolate andai-2023 chromosome 3, ASM4190304v1, whole genome shotgun sequence genomic DNA:
GAAATGGATCCCAGATCCTGATCCACAGTATTCAATGCCAGACTGGTTGCATGTTGTTACAAAGGAGGCGCATATTCTGACATGTAGCTCTTGTAGCAGGTCACATCTAAGGCAGCTGAAGTGCTCTCCCTTGCTGCCCTCTGGTGTTACTTTGCATATCATGCAGATATTAAAGaatgaaagacatttttaatgacacacagTACCATTGAAATGGCCCATCCCACTTGAGATTACATGACACACAATGATACTGTGAATAAAAAATAGACTCTTGGCAGCTGACATCCACATTCATCATTGCTGCATACCACATACAACAAATGTACACCTTATGACACAAGAGATTATCGACCTAAAACATAAATACACCAATACAAAACTTTTTTACTCTTAGTGCCCATGTGTTGTCCAAATAATCTGATAATGCATTATGTTCTGTGACATTTATCATCATCAACTTTTATTGCCACGACTTCTAACCTCCTCCCCTGCAGGACAGAGAAGATTGACAAAGTGATAAAGCAGTGGGAGGGCTCCTTCTTCAGGGGGAATCCCAAGCTGCGGAAGAAGTCTGTGTCGCTGCGCTTCGACCTGCACATGGCTGCGGCAGATGAGGGGTGTGCCCAGACTAAACAGGACAGCCTCCCTGACGTGGAGGTGCGTCTCATCATGAAGAGATCTCGCAGCATCCCAACTATCACACAGTAGCTCTCACCGGTCGGCCAGAGTCAGCGCTGCTTCACAGATGTTTGTGGTAACACTGGTGATGTTGAAGTTACAGAAATAACAGCTGTGTCATTGAGAACTGGGATATGACCATCCATTGCTGTCATGCTTAATATGAATTTTCAAATCACAACCTTCATTGAACTTTGCATCACAGCTGATGACTGAAACAGTTTTCTCTCATCTAATCTTGACTCTGGCAGGATAAGCTTTACCCGACAGGCTTTTGTGCTGATTTAATGGGGCCATTTTTATAGTGTCAAAAACCCACATGGCATATATCAGACCTTCATTCATTGCCTTACAGAggatatcaatttaatatgtaAACATATTTCTAGATCAAAAAAGTGTCTCTCAATACCATCACTGTATCAGTATGAGGTCACTGGACAGAAGAGattatattgaccgtatgactCTGCTTAACTACAGCATTTAATTCCAATTAACACTTGGTACAGGAGGCTGAGTGCACAGATAGATGGAGATAAATGGAGGCGTGGAGTCACAGATAACCATGAGCTGCTGTGAACTATCTAAAGGTggatattttttgtttaatttctttaagagactgtatgaaaattattAGGGGGAGGAGGGTGCAGAAGAGGATGAGGATTATTTAAGGACTGCAATGCTATCTCTTCATTTAGCACTTGATTTATCACAATAGATTCTCCCAAAATTCACTTTGTTCTGCATCTCATGAGAAAgcagaacaacaaaacaacagggCTAGAATATTTAGCGAAAAGAACACATTATTTTGTTTGTCAAAAGCACAATTCTTTGTGCACTTATTGAAGGAGAAATGCAGCttattctcattcccagggcatCACATATCACcgctttgtcacacccctcagCGTGTGATATCGACGCCAAAGGCACCTGTGGCGTTGATATTAGGCCACAGCTACCAGGCTTTCAGCAGATTcaaatgtaaacccatccacaaCAATTCCTTTAGAGAGCGACTGACATTGTATGAAGAGCAAAAAATTGTACTGTGGGAGAGAGGTGAGGTGGTCAGGTCAAACACAactggactttcatccaggagaccagtccgtgtcctgtgtgaaaccagaaGTCCGTGTTGTTTAACCTAACGTTTGGAATTTAAGCCTGCTCATTGTGCACTGACGTAACTCACATGatgttgttgcctaaacctaaccgcaaccatttcacaacattaaccacatgtTATAATGTGTTTAAGTTGTGCAACCTGTGCGGCTTAGACGCCAAAGGGGCGTGACAGTTTATTGGTATTTAACGACCTGGGATGAGAAAGGGTTGTAAAATGAGATGTAAGAGTTAAATTGGTCTTTGACAGATGACATAGAACTCGCTGAAACCAAAGTGCATTGTGGGTCTGATTGCCCTTTTTTGAGGtattctgggtttttttttttgtttttttttttatttacatttgcttttatgttaaaatatatagCACTAAATAATTTGACATTGCTTAAATAATTATATTGTAACTTTATCACAGTCTAAAAGCACTGGTTGTAGACCTGCAGCAATTAATTGATCAGTTGTCAAGTATTAAATTAgttgccaactaatttgatatTCTATTAAACGGTTTGAGTAAttttacaagaaaataaatattaatattttatagtTTCGtaactcctctatgacagttaACTGAATGTATCTGGATTGTTGGCAAGACATTGTAGGACATCGTCtgagacatttttcaccattttctgacattttataaaccaaacactTAATCAAGAAAATACTCAACaaattaatcaacaatgaaaataatagttagttacagccttatttttttcctttctaaCCAGTGGTGTTAGTGATAAGCTTATTCTGTTAATATATTGTTTTATCCAGTGTAACTGATTGCTTATCGTAAACATCTTCTAACAGACAATTTATTACTTCTTACATCCTATAAACAGACACTGACTCATTCAGTGAGCACTTAATATAATTTGGTATTAATTTTACCTCCATGCTGAATAGACATGATGTTTCCCAGGTAATGCTCGCCAGCCATAACAacacagtttaattttttttaggaTGTAGGGGCATCtactggcagaaatagaatataatatcCTGTTGtatgttttcatcagtttatcatcacctgaaaaaaataatcatgttttcattaacttagaatgagccatttatctACATATAGAGCAGGTTGTCTTCTAAAGAGTTCACTATGTTGTtctagaacagacaaaccaaatgcTAGCtcaagatagggccatttgcatggATACATCGGACACAGTAGTTTTCCTACATAACTAGCACACAGGGGAAGTTTCAGttttgcaacctcaccactagatgtcactaaatcctacacactggaccttaaaatcAAAGTTCTACTGAGTGAAATGTGATGCCTAATTTAGCAAAAGACCTCAGTGACATTAGTTATACAAAATAGTGGTAGTATAAATAACTTTCGGCAATCATTTTTATATGATATGAAATAAGTACAGTTGTAAAGAGGCCATTGGTGGTGGTCAATGAGCTTCAACATACTTATAGTGTCTGAACTGCTCACAGTTATGCACAATGATACTGTAAACAAGATTGTTTGTATCATCCAAGTATGAGGTTAAAGGCAGCAACGTGGGGTTAGCAACTTTTTGCTGTCGGGGTATGTGGATTGGTGTTGCTAATAGGTAACAGTTTTGCCAAATAACAGCTCCTGACATCCACACTGAGTTTGTCTTGGTCTGGTATTCTCTAAGTTTGCTTTCACGTCATCTGTCTGATAATTTAATGGGTTGGATAACTTATTTGTTGTTTACTGTACCGCTCGCTGTAGCTATACCTTCAAAGTGGCGCATCAGGGACATCACACACGATACACACACGTGGCTGACAAAGACCGATAGAGCTGTAGTACTTTAAGATTTTGTGGAGAGGGGCGTTGCACTTCTTTTCTTAGTCGAGGGGCCCTTATAATTTCCCTACAGTCCCTAAACGCTTGCACTGCAGACACCTACAGCACTTAGAAGAACATCAGCACTGAGAGAGAAATCCAGATTGTGTGTACTTTGCAAGTCTTTTGTCTTTGCAGTTCATTCTCtatgttgagaaaaaaaaaatcttgcaaCACAAAGTGATAATGTAGCTACATTTTATGATGCATTATCACAAAaaataaggtaaaaaaaaaatgcttactGTAATCTCAACGGCAGTGAGGCTCTTAACACTCACCATGTGTCTCAGAGAATTTAGATTCCCTGTCTTAACCAGAGGAGGGCAGTATTTGTAAATAGTTAACACTGCAGTGTATCTTCAATGCTCAACTCCGGGTTGTGTAGCACATGCTATCTGTTACACCTTAGATTAAGAGTTTTTATGCTAAACTTTGAGTTGGCAccaaagatatttaaaaatatatatatataagaagaAAAAGGACCATTGTGCATTGCATTTGGGTGCCTCAGaatatattgagaatatttaaagatattatcTATGCAGTTCTGTGCTTGATTTTGCTTTGCTTCATGAAGCACACTTCATTTTGGGAGCTCTGTAACTTCAGAATGAAGCATTATGCTTTTATCTAACAATTTatcatttcaaataaaaaaataaatatgtgcagactgttgtgtgttttctgtcagaCATACATCTTCATAAATCTTCACTGATTTACTAGAGGACATAAAGCGATTAACCACAGTGTCCTCCTTTATGTTTACAGGCTTTGATGATGTggtaaatcacaagataaagcTGTGTTTTTCACACTTTGACGCACGCCATCTCTTTTCGTCAGACATAAACATCTGTGAGCATGCACAGACACAAGTTCAACAGTTCAGCATGTTTATTTCTCGTCATAACAACACGAATATACAGAGAAGAAATGTTTACAGCGCAGCATAATAAATACATTCAGAAATATACAACTGGGGTATATGCAGAGTTTTGGCTTTGAAATGAAAGGACAATATGAGAGTTGTTTTTCTTATAGTCTGTTAACAGAACCTTCAAAACCCCCCATCACTATATGTAAAAGCATAGTGCAAATTTACACATCAGTTTACATTGGAATAAGTCAGTATCCAGCTCCATGCCCTATGTAAGGTGCTGGTTTCTAACATTTTCTACAAGAACATTTTACATTGAATTTATTAGGTATTACAAAAATATTGTTGCCTTTGTGTTAACATTTTTACAAGCTGcatagaaaatattttaacagtaGTAGAGTGCCATTTAATTACTGGTTCTTTGTTCAATATGTTCTTGCTTGACAGCGATTCAGTCTTGTGTATCTTCATATGTGCAACAGTAACCTATCTTTTCAATATCACTTTAATCACATGACCACGGTACGAGTCTGGGTCATCCCAAGCATTTATGAATCAGATTTTTCTGATTTGTAACCCGGCAGGTACAGTTACCAGTTCAACCACAGCAGTAATGACTTACAGTGTCCAGCATATTGGTCAGGTTACATGAGGAAAATACAGTGTAAGACAGACAGTGTATGTAGGGTCTTAAGGTGGCTTGTAGTGTTATGTTGCCTCAGTGCTTGTGTGTCTACGGCTTGGATATGGCAGCCTGAATGACCTGGATGACTTTGTTGCACGGCTGCAGGGGGTCATATTCTGCAAAGACGTGGCATACGTTCTCCATGCCGGCCTCCACACCCTTTGCCACGAAGCCAAACATCCTGTTGGGACAAAGAAATTTTACATtagattgatttttttcatacaaAGTTGAAGTGGTTTTTACAGGTAAATACAAAACCCTTCTCTGATTTTGTAAGCAATTCAACTTCAAACTTACCTTGCACCGAAACTGGAACCTCTCACCCACCtgtaagagtaaaaaaaaaaagaatattaataGATGTGGTCTACTTTGGTATTCTGTGTAAACGAAAGCACTTTTTCACTAGTATTTGACGCATAGCAGGAAAGTCACACGTGTAAGTATTAACATCTTCAAAAAAAGGTTACGCAATATTTTTTCCACAAGCATATAGTATTCTGAAAATGATTCCTTTTGATTTCAGAGCTTGTTGCTGCACACTCACAGTCGATTGTCTGGATCTTCACCACCGTAGCTGAGCAGGTGAGCAGGATAATGGCGTCTGAAGAAGAGCCTGTGAAGAAATGATTACGGCTGTTAGAAATTATCAATCTTAAcaaaataccacacacacaaaacaccatGATTTTGTGGTGTACTGTGAGTAAAAATCTCAGTGGCAGGATGTGGGATGTGTCTCTTCTTACTTCCTGTTGATGTCTGTCAGCGTGACACCCTTCGAAGACACCTTCAGGTTGACTATGGCTGGTGTGAATGAACCCGAGGCCTTCTCAAATGTGGAGGACACCGCCTTCTGCACTGCACAGGGGCCCGTCAGCATCTCAGTGGGGACAGCGTTCAGATAGACAAAATTGGAAGCTATGGAGAAGGCAGATATTGTGATAGTTTGATTAGGAATAGAGGTTGAATGCACAGAcacatgaaaatgaatgaaactcCATCCTGGATTGTTATTCACATCCCTGCTTTTCATTCTCATAGGAAAAATAGACATAAATAGATCATTTCAAATATGATTTAACAGCATCAATATTACACAAGTGTACCTTGAGGTGGTCACAATTAAAtgtcactctaaaatgtgcggtttgatcacacaacacagtgCCAAAGATGTCAAGTTTTGAGAGGATGTACCATTGGCTGACTGCAAGAATGTCCACCAGagttgttgcctgtgaacttaatgttcatttcactaccatacGCTGTTTCTGAAGTAATTCACGTGAAGTTgtcagtacatccaaccggcctcacaactgcAGGACACATGTatccacaccagcccaggactgCCACATCCAAGGTCTTCACTCGCGAGGTCGCCTGAGGCCAGCCACCCCAACAGCTTATGCAACAACTGGTTTGCACAACCGAAGAATTTCCGCACAAACCATCAGACAGTGAAGCTCATCTGCTTGTTTGTCGTCCTCACCAGGGTCatgacctgacagcagtttgtcatcGTAACCGACTTGTGCAGCTCAGAGGCCgattggatgtactgccaagtTCACAGAAAAGACATTATAGATGGTGTATGGTGGTGAAATTAACATTCAGTTCATGGGTAACAGCTTTGATGGACGTTCCTGCAGCAAGCATGCCAAAGGCACGCTCCCTTAAAACTTAATAATTAATTgagaccatcccaaggcacacttgtgtagtaatgatgctgtttaatcagcatcttgatatgccacacctgtcaggtggatggattatctttgACAATAAGTGCTTACTAACATGGATTTGAACAAATTTGTGACCAGAATTTGAGAGAATATATATCTCTATTGAGTGCATGAAGAAAGTCgtagatctttaacttaaacctgtaacaaacaggagcaaaaacaaaagttttgcttttaaatttcTGTTCAGTGTATATTTATTTCTTACAGGAAACACAGTAAACCTTAACCAAAACTTTCTTCTCTCAGtgcgtatttttttttttttttttttagtatttttattatgttattatggtattattactattacattttatatatctttttagattttattttttctattttttctatttcattattatcatattttatttatgtattatcatatttttaatttctttgtattttcttaaaaaaatgttagatataattgaaaatatataaaaattagATCAACACGTTGAAGTACTTGGATGGCTGTTCAGttggcagtggtggaaagtaactaagtactcaagtactgttcTTAAATACAGTTACGCAGTACTTGTACTATACTACTACTCAattactagttactttgcagGTGTTACATACAAAATACAGGCTACTTtcacatcaataaatacaatttatcagttttcaaaataaactacttAACTGCATGTAAAGTATTAGCCTCACCTCAACATAAAATACTACATACAATGCTAATAAAATACAGCAGACAGGTGAAATTCTTTTGCTTAATGAGTACTTTAAGTACACGTTACTGATAATACTTATTTACCTCTACTTAACTGTAGGACTTAGTTGTGGTAGAGTATTTTTTATACCTTAAATACTGAATACCTCTTTCACTTGATAGATTAACCACAATTACATCTAATTACTTTCATCCATCTTCCAGGCCCTTTAGTTTAAAGCTATTGTTATTACACAGCGGTTAGTTCCGAcaaagtaatttgattggacagaTATAAAACAACGTCACTGGCACCTTTAACtatgtatgtatcactccgcttCACAGGCGTCCTACTTTCCACTCGCTAATTACATTAACCGTTAATTAACCGACATAAACAGTCGTCGTAACAAACAAAGCACCATGAAAATTGATATATTTCCACAGATAATATTTCTGAGTTAAGTTAGTTAACTAGTTAAGTTAGTTGTCAGAGGAGGGCGACTTGAAGAGAAAACCCTGGATAAACCGCTGAAGAACTCTAACTTAGGTGTGCTCATGTGACATCAGCCGATGTCGCAATCCAGGTAGGCTACTGTGCTGACCAAGCTGGCGAACGTTACTCATCACAGCTCACACATGCCAACAAAGTGACTGTGAGCAGACTCTTAttgcacaataaatgaaaacacacagattaATGTACATGATATAAAGTAGCTGGCCTGCGGTAACATGTCCAGCCCAAGCCCtgaaaatgattaaataaacaAGTCTAAACCTGTTGTCACttattattgttaaaaaatTAATTGCGCTAGAGTAACTTGTTGAGTATCCTCAGCAGCACTGAACCTGCTGCCTACAACAAATCACAGTCCTCCAGATAATCAGTACAAAGCACTGACTCTCATTTGGCATTGCTTAGCTGTGGGTATGATTATTTTTTAGATATAAAACGGAGTAGTAGAAGGAAGAAAACATATTCACATATAAGAATCAAATAGATATTATTCACAAGTAAGATGGGGGAAGATATCCCTCGAGAGAAGTCAATTTACcgtaaaatttaaataaaaaatggataTGATTTTAGCATGTGCAGGATGATGATGCATAAACCAGCACACTGTTGGGAAAAATGAATTGGTACAGTAGCCAATCTTGTTGTTACAGCACAAAAGTGGAAGTCTTGTAAAGGGTCAACTTGCTCCACTATTGGGAGCAAGCTGCAAAACAAGCTATATAATTAAATACAACAAATGGATTGTCTGTCTAGAAGCCTTGTAGTCTTTCCTTCTGGCTAATTGTTTTAATCTCAGGATGTCTTCCTCCAGAAAGCTTGCTAAAATTATTGGCTAATTCTAGATAGATACTAATGATTACTATGCAGCAAGAATGCAGCGATTCAGATTTAATGTCTCCATGCATTATCGCACAGCCACTCGATACATGTGTTGAGAGTAGTCAGTGCCATATATTGGTTAGGAGAGGAATTAAGGAGGTGGTGCCCCATCTTACCCCTCAGGTGTAATCAATACCACTAATCAGCCATTTCTCCATTCCATTCAAGAGTCTGGGTAAGCCGCACTATACATAACAACAAGACCCCGCTCCTGACACTGCTAAATGGAAGGCAGCCTTCATTAATTAAGGTTATCAGTTACACCTGTGTGTGCGCTCTTCCTGCTATGATAAGTGAAAATGTGAAGTGATAAGGATTTACTCTTCTTCTACTTCTGTGTCTTATTGTTTGGGAAAGTGAAATGTGCATGTGGCTCCTATTCCCGTCACTGATAAATTCAAAAACCCTGGACTTTAACATTACTTGCTAATCAAGCATGTCAAGTTAAGGTTAATTGAGTTTATATTCTTTACTGTTGTTGTGTCCcacctgttttgttgttgtcctcTGATGCTGGTTTGTCATTAGCCCGCTCTTGTTCTGTTGCGCCCAAAACTGTGTAGGCAAATAAGAGATTAGGTTTCCATCTTATAccttcttacacacacacacacacacacacacacacacacacacacacacacacacacacacacacacaatgtcctGCAGTAGTGGCTTACCTTGGGATTGGAGCAGTAATTTGCAGGGTAGTGCGTAAGCAGAGATAGTGTGCTGGTAGACCAGGGCAGAAAGACTACCTGTAAAgataacacaataaaacaatggTGAAGTACAAGTACCGTCTCATTCTGGAccataaaaagtaataaaaatgtaaatgtctcACTGATATTATTTTAAAGTGTAAAAGGGGGGTGATTGCAGTGTTGTtttcttaaatttaattttttggcTCATTCCAGGATCAAATCTAGTTTTGATGTAAAGAGTGTAAGGTGAAACTGAAATgggcttttttttctgctgtgggGATTTTACAGAGATAGATTCATAAGATAGAATTCTATGTAAGCTgataagacagaaagaaagaaagagccCCAGAATAGACATTAATAATGGGTCCGTGGACGTGAGAACACACCCTGTGAACTCATacctttggaaaaaaaagattcagaTCCACCCACTGCTACCCACCCACATCTTAAAAGGCCAGACATGGCTGAGTCAATTTTGGTGTGGCATCATGAGCCAGACCAGGATGTGCTCATACTGAGTAGACAATTGCATTTTGAGTGAGTTTTAAGGAAATTAATCACTTCTTGATAAGGAACTAAGTATCTCTGCGGGCTGTTAACTTACCAAAGTATGGTTCCTGAGAAGAGCCTTTGATGCGTACGCCCTTTGCTGATGATTCAATAAGGAAGTGTCTGACAAGATCTGAATTGCTGTCTCCTGTTTTGATGAAAGGACAAATGTCAGGGAGAAAATAAAAGTTAGGTGCAGTCAGTGAAGTAAATGTACAATATATGATATTGATAAAAGTGATGGCACTGGCAGTTATTTATGTGCCGCATGACTGATCCTTTATTAtcttacttatttttatttatttatctttagtTTCCTGCTCCACGTGATGCCAAGCCAACATATAATCTTTCATTTGAATGTAATTTAAGCAGCAAACTTTGACTTATTTCAGATCGCCTTCTTTCAAGGTCCCTTATAAATCTTGTCTTATATAACCTtataaaataattttgtttgACTATATTTGTGTAAGTTGTTTCTCAAAATAACATTGATGTCAGAAAGCAAAAACCTTGTACTGACATCCCAAAACCAAGGATGATTACAGTCTCTAATTGATCGAGAGATAATTCAGCAGAGGAATATCGATGTGCTCTGAGTCTGCTCACTGAAATAGTCTCAGCGCCCGACACAGTGCTCACATGTCTTTCATATCCTGCATtcccaaaaagaaaaagtaaaaaaatacaaatctgCAAATGAAATAAGCCTCAAAATTGTTTCGTGAGTGAGGTCCGTTTTTTCCTCTCGGATTGCTTACACTGCCATAAACAGCtggttttcttttgtgtttacGCAGCGTATAGtgtgggtggaaaaaataacagcacTGTCTCCTGCCTGGCCGCAAATAGAGCTGGATATCATCAGACATGCCCATTCACATCAGCGGAGTTGGGTAAGTGACTCTGTGTGCCTTTCAGTTCTCTAGTTATAGACAAATGACGACAGCCGCCCTGTGCAAAACTGTGCTcacattgtttgtttgtaattgTGGTGGCTGTGGCATTCATGAGCTTTTCTTTTCTGCATCTGACCAAACACAATGCTGTGACTTTTGTGACAGCACATGACTTAAAAGCAGACAAGCCGCTGCCCTGACTAGTAAAAGTTTACCTGGGTAGGCGGTGGAAGTGAAGTTGGCGACCGATTGGTCCACCTTCATAGCCAGGCCAAAGCTGCCTCTGTAGGAGGTGCTGTCTCTCACCACAAATGTTCCTGCTTCTCTGTCCTTCACCAGGGCTTCAGCTAGAATGAATGAAACAGCAAATGCTTAGAGGAAGttgcaaatgtgtttgtatttctgtaTCTGCACTGCAGCAGAGACCTACATCcaggatgaaaagaaaacactaGATGGTGCAAGATGAAATAACTTGAGTAAAGTAGTTATGTTTCGTTGAGTGTGTTGTTTGAGATTCTCACCTTCTGCTCTGTTGATATGCGGACGGAACCAAAACTGTGAAGTGTCCATGACAAACTTCATCGAGGGCTGGCTGCCATAAAAACGGGCTTGGAAACCTGAACACCCATAAAAACACGACAGTGGGGTCAAATACTGTTTGAAATATGGAAGCTGCCAGCAAAACAGACTACTATGAGATGTGCCACTCACTGTGAGGAGACAATGGCTTTGAGTTGGGCAAAAGGAGGTTCTGCATCAGGTCAGTTTCTGATCCAGGAGCCTGGATGTACAGATCTGGCTGTGGTGCGCCATTGACAAGCAGTACAGGAATATCGCTCCAAGAACTAGAGAGTGAAGCCGGACTGCTCTGCGCTCCTTTGCTGTGAAGCTCCCGTCCTCGCCTTAACAGAGGGGGCTTGTCTGGGCTGTGCCTGTTATCAACCGGCGCTGTTCT
This region includes:
- the LOC117255088 gene encoding tensin-4-like; the protein is MMPAAKGMSQMIPKHVLRVGQTIRLDSAQQTVKQHPTVTEPSSNHGDPELDISLDSLNQLILEMDPTFTPIEVNKSPMCISPPTDDSDEDVSQCEMVPRGCSPCSLPTVVPAVSPSIPIPTYSSCSPHGTLVFSSSPTSSLPPLPFGSAPRRHASPKLDATFSQGPTRLSRSNRNSAISLISTSTCSDTSYILGSNLSLASEDADSPESILTSTSISFSDGSRTAPVDNRHSPDKPPLLRRGRELHSKGAQSSPASLSSSWSDIPVLLVNGAPQPDLYIQAPGSETDLMQNLLLPNSKPLSPHSFQARFYGSQPSMKFVMDTSQFWFRPHINRAEAEALVKDREAGTFVVRDSTSYRGSFGLAMKVDQSVANFTSTAYPGDSNSDLVRHFLIESSAKGVRIKGSSQEPYFGSLSALVYQHTISAYALPCKLLLQSQVLGATEQERANDKPASEDNNKTASNFVYLNAVPTEMLTGPCAVQKAVSSTFEKASGSFTPAIVNLKVSSKGVTLTDINRKLFFRRHYPAHLLSYGGEDPDNRLWVRGSSFGARMFGFVAKGVEAGMENVCHVFAEYDPLQPCNKVIQVIQAAISKP